The Pontibacter pudoricolor genome contains a region encoding:
- a CDS encoding TonB-dependent receptor domain-containing protein, producing MISHFYRLLFFFTFLLLPAALAAQTSTTTLGKISGTLQDGASKSPVGFANVVLLTASDSSLVTGATSDIEGKFILDRVPMGRFVLRVSMVGYPTKFVSNINVTPASATVSLGIISLKPTSTQLGEIEVITERELVQYDLDKKVVNVSQDIAAQSGSVAEVMQNLPSVNVDIDGNVSMRGSENVTILIDGKRSALSNLTLDQIPANLIESIELITNPSSKYNPEGTSGIINLVMKKEKKPGFHGSASVTAGTYDNYNTSLNLNYRYFKWSLNGGYDFRQRTRPGESTSTTEDYYFDDNGRRDSISYRLQNGTRNSTDISHNFRFGTDYYLTPKITLSTSAIYRFGNDEGRNSNRYAFLDENRLQRRGSLRNATELEDEKAVDLTLGYRQVFERKGQELTADIIYNTNADDEVSRFTETDLLTSDMPQVQKTLVDDKNKEFEAKADYVHPISENSNFETGFRSTFERLDEDARSFDLDNATNQMVYNSKISNHFVYDEMVHAVYANYNNKFKTISYQLGLRAEQTYTTTDLRTPTELNPNGKVSDNNYFSLFPTLFITNDFDDNNKVQFSYSRRINRPRSRFLNPFEDQSDIYNVRFGNPELKPEFVNSLELGYLRYMGDASFNGTFFYRHTTDEIERFRTPTKVIVNKDTIPGTEVTFLNLASNASYGVELGANYPVTNWWKLNASISGFMTELNTTQNDTELSSSQVSWNTKLNSTMTVWKNMDIQLSGFYRAPTADIQGRMEQMFSADLGVKKDVLKKNGTISLRVSDLFNTRQFNFLSFGPEFRTESENRRQSRIIYLGFTYRLNSEDSQRNRRQQDEQNGGDDEGDF from the coding sequence ATGATATCACATTTTTACAGACTACTATTTTTCTTCACTTTCCTGCTTCTTCCGGCAGCCCTGGCGGCACAGACCTCAACTACAACCCTGGGCAAAATATCCGGAACCCTGCAGGACGGCGCTTCTAAATCCCCGGTAGGTTTTGCCAACGTCGTATTGCTTACCGCTTCAGATTCGAGCCTCGTTACAGGTGCTACCTCCGATATAGAAGGTAAATTCATACTTGATCGTGTGCCGATGGGCAGGTTCGTGCTTCGCGTTTCCATGGTGGGCTATCCGACTAAGTTTGTCTCAAACATTAACGTTACGCCTGCTTCTGCAACAGTATCCCTGGGCATTATCTCTCTCAAACCTACATCTACACAGCTGGGCGAAATTGAAGTTATTACGGAACGCGAGCTGGTGCAGTACGACCTTGATAAAAAAGTAGTAAATGTGAGCCAGGATATCGCAGCGCAAAGTGGCTCGGTAGCCGAAGTGATGCAGAATTTGCCATCTGTGAATGTGGATATCGACGGCAATGTAAGCATGCGCGGCAGCGAAAATGTAACGATACTGATCGACGGAAAACGCTCTGCTCTATCTAACCTTACCCTCGATCAGATTCCGGCTAACCTGATCGAAAGTATAGAGCTCATTACCAATCCATCATCCAAGTATAACCCGGAGGGCACATCGGGCATTATAAACCTGGTCATGAAAAAGGAAAAGAAACCCGGCTTTCATGGTTCGGCATCGGTTACGGCCGGCACTTACGACAACTATAACACGTCGCTGAACCTGAACTATAGATACTTTAAATGGTCGTTGAATGGCGGCTACGATTTCAGGCAGCGTACGCGACCGGGCGAGAGCACAAGCACAACCGAAGACTACTATTTTGATGATAACGGCCGGCGTGACAGTATCAGTTACCGATTGCAGAATGGCACCCGCAACAGCACCGACATTTCGCATAATTTCCGTTTCGGCACTGATTATTACCTGACTCCGAAGATCACGTTATCCACGTCGGCTATTTACCGCTTTGGCAACGACGAAGGCCGCAACAGCAACCGCTACGCTTTCCTGGACGAGAACCGGTTGCAGCGTAGGGGCAGCCTGCGCAACGCTACCGAACTGGAGGACGAAAAAGCTGTCGACCTGACGCTGGGTTACCGCCAGGTCTTCGAACGGAAAGGCCAGGAACTGACTGCCGATATAATTTATAATACCAACGCAGACGATGAAGTAAGCCGCTTTACCGAAACCGACCTGCTGACAAGCGATATGCCACAGGTACAGAAAACACTGGTAGATGACAAGAACAAAGAGTTTGAGGCCAAAGCAGATTACGTGCATCCGATATCAGAAAACAGCAACTTCGAAACCGGTTTCAGGAGCACATTTGAACGACTGGATGAAGATGCCCGCTCTTTTGATTTGGACAATGCTACCAACCAGATGGTTTATAACAGCAAAATAAGCAACCATTTTGTATATGATGAAATGGTGCATGCCGTGTATGCCAACTATAACAACAAGTTTAAAACGATAAGCTACCAGTTGGGGCTGCGTGCCGAGCAAACCTATACTACCACAGACCTTCGTACACCAACAGAGCTGAACCCTAATGGAAAAGTATCAGACAACAACTATTTCAGCCTGTTCCCGACGCTTTTCATTACCAATGATTTTGATGATAACAACAAAGTACAGTTTAGCTACAGCCGCCGCATAAATCGTCCGCGCAGCCGTTTCCTGAACCCTTTCGAAGATCAATCCGATATCTATAACGTGCGTTTCGGTAACCCTGAACTGAAGCCTGAATTTGTAAACTCGCTGGAACTGGGCTACCTGCGTTATATGGGCGATGCTTCTTTTAACGGTACTTTCTTTTACCGCCATACCACCGACGAGATCGAGCGCTTCAGAACGCCTACTAAAGTAATTGTAAACAAAGACACTATACCGGGCACAGAAGTAACGTTCCTGAATTTGGCTAGCAATGCCTCTTATGGTGTAGAACTGGGCGCAAATTACCCGGTAACAAACTGGTGGAAACTGAATGCCAGTATCTCCGGTTTCATGACGGAACTTAATACCACCCAAAACGATACCGAACTAAGCAGTTCCCAGGTCAGCTGGAATACCAAACTCAACTCCACCATGACTGTCTGGAAAAACATGGACATCCAGCTTTCCGGCTTTTATCGTGCTCCAACTGCTGACATTCAGGGCCGTATGGAGCAAATGTTCAGTGCTGATTTGGGTGTAAAAAAGGATGTATTGAAGAAAAACGGCACCATTTCGCTGCGTGTATCTGATCTTTTTAACACCCGCCAGTTCAACTTCCTGAGCTTCGGCCCGGAGTTCAGAACCGAAAGCGAAAACCGACGCCAGAGCCGCATTATTTACCTTGGCTTTACCTACCGCCTGAACAGCGAAGACAGTCAGCGCAACCGCCGCCAGCAGGATGAGCAAAATGGCGGAGATGATGAGGGTGATTTTTAA
- a CDS encoding histone deacetylase family protein: MLKIAWSRMFAHALPEGHRFPMAKYDLLPEQLLYEGTITNANLFAPAPLPEKFIVDTHDSDYWHRLRQLQLTPSEIRKTGFPLSDDLVDREVVIMNGTVRAALFALEYGIGMNIAGGTHHAFTDRGEGFCLLNDIAIAARYLLNYKNINKVLVVDLDVHQGNGTAQIFASEPRVFTFSMHCGHNYPFHKEQSDLDIPLAEGTDDKTYLHQLQTVLPRLLDKVQPEFVFFQSGVDVLATDKLGKLGMTIAGCKERDRTVLELCRRNKLPVAVSMGGGYSKQIAHIVEAHANTFRLAQQLWF, translated from the coding sequence ATGCTAAAAATTGCCTGGTCCCGGATGTTTGCGCACGCCCTGCCCGAGGGCCATCGTTTCCCGATGGCCAAATATGACCTGCTGCCCGAGCAGTTGCTGTATGAAGGAACTATAACCAATGCCAACTTATTTGCCCCGGCACCTTTACCGGAGAAATTTATAGTTGATACCCACGACAGCGATTACTGGCATCGCCTGCGCCAGCTGCAACTCACTCCTTCCGAGATCCGCAAAACAGGTTTTCCACTGTCTGATGACCTGGTAGACCGTGAAGTAGTGATCATGAACGGAACCGTGCGGGCAGCTTTGTTTGCCCTGGAATATGGTATCGGGATGAACATTGCCGGCGGCACGCACCACGCCTTTACTGACAGGGGAGAGGGTTTCTGTTTATTGAACGACATTGCCATTGCTGCCAGGTACCTGCTCAACTATAAAAATATCAACAAAGTGCTGGTAGTAGACCTGGATGTGCACCAGGGAAACGGAACTGCACAGATCTTTGCCAGTGAGCCACGGGTTTTTACTTTCAGCATGCATTGCGGGCACAATTATCCTTTCCATAAAGAGCAGTCAGACCTGGATATACCACTCGCCGAAGGCACCGATGACAAAACCTACCTGCACCAATTGCAAACTGTACTTCCGCGGTTACTGGACAAAGTGCAGCCTGAATTTGTGTTTTTCCAGTCAGGGGTTGATGTGCTGGCAACGGATAAACTAGGTAAACTGGGCATGACCATAGCCGGCTGTAAAGAACGCGACCGTACAGTGCTGGAACTATGCCGTCGCAACAAGCTACCTGTTGCAGTAAGTATGGGTGGTGGGTACTCCAAACAAATAGCTCATATCGTAGAAGCGCATGCTAATACTTTCCGGCTGGCGCAGCAACTATGGTTTTAA
- a CDS encoding porin family protein, whose translation MITLLTKITIMKKYILPAVMLLVSLGCFAQVQEPETEDLTGPTTLQKNHNELSGLDAPNSGFGIKGGLNLANVYGDEADALNPSSLTSFHAGIYAQFALTESFSLQVEGLYSRKGYEAEIDNRFDYLELPLLAVYNITDNFSLHLGPQISVMISAKQDGNEINMENLNTFDYALAGGAEARFRMFRVGARYNLGFAGLLDDGDTGLPVGKELMHQVAQLYVGIGF comes from the coding sequence ATGATCACCCTTCTGACAAAAATCACCATTATGAAAAAATATATACTCCCGGCTGTAATGCTGCTGGTAAGCCTTGGTTGTTTTGCCCAGGTACAAGAGCCCGAAACCGAAGACCTCACAGGCCCGACCACCCTTCAGAAAAACCATAACGAACTAAGCGGCCTGGATGCGCCAAACTCCGGCTTTGGTATAAAAGGCGGCCTTAACCTGGCTAATGTATACGGCGACGAAGCCGATGCACTTAACCCAAGCTCTCTTACAAGCTTCCATGCAGGAATCTACGCACAGTTTGCCCTTACCGAATCATTTTCGTTACAAGTAGAGGGCCTGTATTCCCGCAAAGGGTATGAGGCAGAAATCGACAATCGTTTTGACTACCTGGAGTTGCCTTTGCTGGCTGTATACAACATTACCGATAACTTTAGCCTGCACCTTGGACCGCAGATAAGTGTAATGATTTCAGCCAAGCAGGACGGCAATGAGATTAACATGGAGAACCTGAACACCTTTGACTATGCCCTGGCAGGCGGCGCTGAAGCCCGTTTCAGAATGTTCAGGGTAGGGGCGCGTTATAACCTTGGTTTTGCCGGACTTTTAGATGATGGCGACACCGGTTTGCCTGTGGGTAAAGAGCTGATGCATCAAGTAGCACAACTTTATGTTGGTATCGGATTTTAA
- a CDS encoding YceI family protein, which produces MSSKQQHLLLILTPAIVLMLLFAACDTSIKTDEAEVGAPEIARQSAPVSEVYHVDTAKSKLTWIGAKITGRHNGVFEITSGEMHIINKELTGGKIDLNMRGTRSDDRALNDDSNKKLTTNLRSANFFDVERYPTATFIITDVSPYDSTNRKPISKPPTLDSQLRIKDATHLLTGNLTIKDKTRSVRFPAKIALQDNVLKARANFNIDRTKWGLVYRADKSMGNQTIRPEVNIDINLVANRATPTPETAATQLPLIC; this is translated from the coding sequence GTGAGCAGCAAACAACAGCATTTGTTACTAATACTTACACCAGCTATAGTTCTGATGCTGTTGTTTGCTGCCTGCGATACCAGCATCAAAACTGATGAAGCCGAAGTAGGCGCCCCGGAAATAGCCAGACAGTCCGCTCCTGTTTCAGAAGTTTACCACGTGGATACTGCCAAAAGCAAGCTCACCTGGATCGGGGCCAAAATTACCGGCAGACACAACGGCGTTTTCGAGATAACCTCCGGAGAAATGCACATAATCAACAAAGAGCTAACCGGCGGAAAAATAGACCTGAACATGCGCGGCACCCGGTCTGATGACAGAGCTCTGAACGATGATTCTAATAAAAAGCTAACCACCAACCTTCGATCTGCTAACTTTTTTGATGTGGAGCGTTACCCAACTGCCACATTTATAATTACGGACGTCAGCCCTTACGATAGCACAAACCGTAAACCCATTAGCAAACCACCCACCCTCGACAGCCAGTTGCGTATTAAAGACGCCACCCATTTGCTTACCGGCAACTTAACTATAAAAGACAAAACCAGAAGTGTACGTTTTCCTGCAAAAATTGCCCTGCAGGATAATGTACTGAAAGCCCGCGCAAACTTTAATATAGACCGTACCAAATGGGGCCTTGTATACCGTGCCGATAAATCCATGGGCAACCAGACCATCCGCCCGGAAGTAAACATTGACATAAACCTTGTTGCCAACCGCGCCACCCCTACCCCTGAAACAGCAGCCACCCAACTGCCTTTGATATGCTAA
- a CDS encoding DUF6992 family protein: MRKYLCLLLFMLLSVVANAQTNTLATFNLRQNEILKIGMIVLGGWALLNILIGSFRLMKATRNKRFFFQMNIYWNIVNMIIASVALYSLLTQVPATQSLAESIKLHDWYKKILYLNIGLDVAYLFLGQWLKVRSKTSPKTEQLLGWGQSIVLQGLFLLVLDIVLATMLENRAAILYSLIP; encoded by the coding sequence ATGAGAAAGTACCTTTGCCTGCTGTTGTTTATGCTTTTGTCGGTGGTGGCAAATGCGCAAACCAATACGCTGGCAACGTTTAACCTGCGCCAAAACGAAATACTGAAGATCGGGATGATCGTGCTGGGAGGCTGGGCGCTGCTAAACATTCTTATCGGGAGTTTCAGGCTGATGAAGGCGACGCGCAACAAGCGTTTTTTCTTCCAGATGAATATTTACTGGAACATCGTGAATATGATCATTGCATCGGTGGCATTGTATTCCTTATTAACGCAAGTGCCCGCCACGCAAAGCCTGGCCGAAAGCATTAAACTACATGACTGGTATAAAAAGATACTATACCTGAACATTGGCCTGGATGTAGCTTACCTTTTTCTGGGCCAGTGGCTAAAGGTGCGTTCCAAAACATCTCCTAAAACAGAACAGTTGCTTGGCTGGGGGCAGTCCATCGTTTTGCAGGGCCTCTTTCTGCTGGTGCTGGATATTGTGCTGGCAACTATGCTCGAAAACAGGGCAGCAATACTCTATAGTCTCATCCCTTAA
- a CDS encoding type 1 glutamine amidotransferase domain-containing protein, which produces MADKLKGKKIAVLVEEGFEQEELTKPMQALKDEGAEAHIISPNKNSEIKAWNHTDWGEKFKVDKKLSEVNADTYDGLLLPGGVMNPDKLRVNKDAVNFVGKFLDSGKPVAAICHAPWTLIETGKVNGKKMTSYHTLQTDLKNAGANWVDEEVVVDQGLVTSRKPDDIPAFNKKMIEEFATGKNNK; this is translated from the coding sequence ATGGCAGATAAACTTAAAGGAAAAAAGATAGCAGTTTTAGTAGAAGAAGGATTTGAACAGGAAGAGCTAACCAAACCGATGCAGGCCCTGAAAGACGAAGGAGCCGAAGCACACATTATATCCCCGAACAAGAACAGCGAAATAAAAGCCTGGAACCACACTGACTGGGGCGAGAAATTTAAAGTAGATAAAAAGCTGAGCGAAGTGAATGCCGATACCTATGACGGGCTGCTGCTACCCGGCGGCGTTATGAACCCGGATAAGCTACGCGTGAATAAAGATGCCGTAAATTTTGTAGGTAAGTTCCTGGATTCAGGCAAGCCTGTAGCAGCCATTTGCCACGCCCCCTGGACCCTGATTGAAACCGGAAAAGTAAATGGTAAAAAAATGACCAGCTACCACACCCTGCAAACCGACCTTAAAAATGCCGGCGCCAACTGGGTAGACGAGGAAGTAGTAGTAGACCAGGGTTTGGTTACCAGCCGTAAGCCAGACGATATTCCGGCTTTCAATAAAAAGATGATAGAGGAGTTTGCTACGGGCAAGAACAATAAGTAA
- a CDS encoding PepSY-associated TM helix domain-containing protein: MKKSFSWRKLFNDVHLWLGIGSGLVLFIVCLTGTIYTFRSDIEEMLEPEKYTVAVPANAQALSPDMLIAKLEQEQKGTVISLEIPAEKESSYRVSIAPPVTEESKGEGRGGEGPRPTTYFVNPYTGTIAGTTEGPASEFFGTVMKMHRWLLLGDSVGRIIVGIATIIFTFLCLTGLVLWWPQKIKNWKQGFKVKTGANWKRINHDLHNTFGFYAFILLLIMSLTGLCWSFEWYREALGKVMGAEVFKGRKEKPLSSFAAADATTLSAEDFIVKANALLPYQGNLRISLPDNDTTAVVITKSQAGFLALNASDKVQLDQHNGQPLKVDIFADKPLNEQIISLIKPLHLGDVYGTFSKILYFLACLIATSLPVTGTIIWINKLNKKGKKKLKARTIATA, encoded by the coding sequence ATGAAAAAGAGCTTTAGCTGGCGAAAACTGTTTAACGATGTGCACCTGTGGCTGGGCATTGGCAGTGGCCTTGTACTATTTATAGTTTGCCTTACAGGCACGATCTACACGTTCAGGTCGGATATTGAGGAAATGCTGGAGCCGGAAAAATACACGGTTGCGGTGCCCGCTAATGCCCAGGCCCTATCCCCGGATATGCTGATCGCTAAACTGGAGCAGGAACAGAAAGGAACAGTTATATCGCTGGAGATTCCGGCTGAAAAGGAAAGCAGTTACCGAGTAAGTATTGCCCCGCCTGTTACGGAAGAGTCAAAAGGTGAAGGCCGTGGCGGCGAGGGCCCAAGACCGACAACTTACTTTGTAAACCCATATACCGGAACTATAGCTGGCACTACCGAAGGCCCTGCTTCGGAGTTTTTTGGCACCGTCATGAAAATGCACCGCTGGTTGCTGCTGGGTGATAGCGTGGGCCGTATTATAGTTGGTATCGCTACCATTATTTTCACGTTCCTGTGCCTGACCGGGCTTGTGCTGTGGTGGCCCCAAAAAATAAAGAACTGGAAGCAAGGCTTTAAAGTGAAGACCGGTGCCAACTGGAAACGCATTAACCACGACCTGCACAACACCTTCGGCTTTTATGCTTTTATATTACTGCTGATCATGTCGCTAACGGGCCTTTGCTGGTCGTTTGAGTGGTACCGCGAAGCACTGGGCAAAGTAATGGGCGCCGAGGTATTTAAGGGCCGCAAAGAAAAACCACTGTCCAGTTTTGCCGCCGCTGATGCGACCACCTTATCTGCCGAAGATTTTATAGTTAAAGCCAACGCCCTGCTGCCCTACCAAGGTAACCTGCGTATTTCGCTACCAGATAATGACACCACCGCTGTAGTTATTACAAAGAGCCAGGCCGGGTTTTTAGCCCTGAATGCATCTGATAAAGTACAGCTGGACCAGCACAATGGCCAGCCGCTTAAAGTTGATATTTTTGCCGACAAGCCTTTGAACGAGCAGATCATATCGCTGATTAAGCCGCTGCACCTGGGCGATGTATATGGTACGTTCTCTAAGATACTCTACTTCCTGGCCTGCCTTATCGCCACCAGTTTACCGGTAACCGGCACTATTATCTGGATAAACAAGCTAAACAAAAAAGGAAAGAAAAAGCTGAAGGCAAGAACTATAGCAACAGCATAA
- a CDS encoding TlpA family protein disulfide reductase, producing the protein MKELAVLVICVLCSFSGFGQDNSGVRKFSDTEKAIIRYRTLTQQAWEANNEKLALSYMDSVKISIVGSYVDSHTFKTMGDKKVSLESLKKPVLLITSATWCAPCIGEILALNKVAEEYSDRVDFLVLFHDAKNEKLEKVVKQYGNAVSVVASEKKEEDPHTLDIAGFRHITGYPTNYSIDRERRIIAYSQGAAVARTYDNGKGETITITKERADELNYIRLKEEVEHLITKSY; encoded by the coding sequence ATGAAAGAATTAGCTGTCTTGGTTATTTGTGTCTTGTGCTCGTTTTCTGGGTTTGGCCAGGACAATAGTGGAGTTAGGAAATTTTCAGATACAGAAAAGGCAATCATCCGGTACAGAACTCTCACTCAGCAAGCATGGGAGGCAAATAATGAAAAGCTAGCTCTTAGCTACATGGATTCTGTAAAAATCAGCATTGTTGGCTCCTATGTAGACAGTCACACGTTTAAGACAATGGGCGATAAGAAAGTAAGCCTAGAGAGCCTTAAGAAACCTGTGCTATTGATTACCTCTGCCACGTGGTGCGCTCCCTGTATCGGGGAGATCCTTGCCCTGAATAAAGTAGCTGAGGAGTACTCGGATAGAGTAGACTTCTTGGTATTGTTCCACGATGCAAAAAATGAGAAGTTAGAAAAAGTTGTGAAGCAGTATGGAAACGCAGTTTCGGTTGTAGCTTCAGAAAAGAAAGAAGAAGATCCGCATACACTCGATATTGCTGGCTTTAGGCACATCACAGGGTATCCAACGAATTACTCCATTGACAGAGAAAGAAGAATCATTGCCTACTCGCAAGGAGCCGCAGTTGCCAGGACCTATGATAATGGGAAAGGAGAAACGATTACGATCACAAAGGAAAGAGCCGATGAGCTCAACTATATCCGGCTAAAGGAAGAAGTGGAGCACTTAATTACCAAAAGCTACTAA
- a CDS encoding SRPBCC family protein, producing the protein MEKTVITITATIAAGISKVWEYYTNPVHITHWNFATEDWQCPRAENDLRVGGKYNARMEAKDGSFGFDFEAVYEEVVDQKKLTYTLADGRQVTTEFKDLDGTTKVTTTFDAENENDVEMQRAGWQAILDNFKKYVETN; encoded by the coding sequence ATGGAAAAAACAGTGATTACCATCACGGCTACAATCGCAGCAGGCATCAGCAAAGTTTGGGAGTATTATACCAACCCCGTGCACATAACCCACTGGAATTTTGCCACGGAAGACTGGCAATGCCCGAGAGCTGAAAACGACCTGCGCGTTGGCGGAAAATATAATGCAAGAATGGAGGCCAAAGACGGAAGTTTCGGTTTTGATTTTGAAGCGGTTTATGAGGAAGTAGTAGATCAGAAAAAACTAACCTATACTTTAGCCGACGGAAGACAGGTGACCACTGAGTTTAAAGACCTGGACGGCACCACAAAAGTAACCACCACCTTTGATGCGGAAAACGAAAACGATGTGGAAATGCAGCGCGCCGGCTGGCAGGCAATACTGGATAACTTTAAAAAGTACGTTGAAACAAACTAA
- a CDS encoding DUF1697 domain-containing protein — MSQKLNKNRYVAFLRGINVGGKHKVPMAELKTEMEKLGFGHVETLLNSGNVIFDATPAPEKELETIIGNSLEKAFGFPIPVLVRDAEVIADLRQNNPFQEVEVTKDTRLYISFLKEKPANDLTNPWATADGAFQVLEVRDRTICSVLDLAITQTTKGMGELEALFGKSMTTRNWNTIDRIAAKM; from the coding sequence ATGAGCCAGAAACTGAACAAGAACAGGTATGTTGCCTTCCTACGTGGCATAAATGTAGGTGGCAAGCATAAAGTACCGATGGCGGAGCTTAAAACGGAGATGGAAAAACTGGGATTCGGGCATGTAGAAACACTGCTAAACTCCGGGAATGTTATTTTTGATGCTACGCCTGCTCCGGAAAAAGAATTAGAAACTATAATTGGCAATAGTCTTGAAAAAGCTTTCGGCTTCCCGATACCTGTTTTGGTTCGGGATGCTGAAGTGATAGCAGATTTACGTCAAAATAATCCTTTTCAGGAAGTAGAAGTTACCAAAGACACCCGCCTTTACATTTCCTTTCTGAAAGAGAAGCCTGCAAATGACTTAACTAACCCGTGGGCCACAGCAGACGGAGCTTTCCAGGTACTGGAAGTGCGGGATAGAACAATATGCAGTGTACTGGACCTTGCAATTACCCAAACCACAAAAGGGATGGGTGAACTGGAGGCACTTTTCGGCAAAAGCATGACCACCAGGAACTGGAACACGATAGATCGTATAGCAGCTAAAATGTAA
- a CDS encoding C40 family peptidase, giving the protein MKKTIILSILATLSLVLSYFYEVTPAESADLPAPVATITPYAINSGEDLTNALLLKAPLVTLPEPEPKPEPESEAFYSKKLRMQFDTSKNKDLIQTVASWLGTPYSYGRGSKNGTDCSGFVTSIYRDVYGIKLSRSSQSMYQDVRRVKKDNLRTGDLVFFKRGPKQPIFHVGIYLKNGKFIHSATSGGVMVSSLQEPFYRKNYYAAGRVN; this is encoded by the coding sequence ATGAAAAAAACCATCATACTAAGTATACTGGCGACTTTGTCGCTTGTTCTGTCATACTTCTACGAAGTTACGCCTGCTGAGTCGGCGGACCTGCCTGCACCGGTTGCAACTATAACACCTTACGCCATTAATTCAGGCGAAGACCTGACCAATGCCCTGCTCCTGAAAGCTCCTTTGGTAACCCTGCCGGAGCCTGAACCAAAGCCGGAACCTGAATCGGAGGCATTTTACTCTAAAAAGCTGCGCATGCAGTTTGACACCAGCAAAAACAAAGACCTGATTCAGACAGTGGCCAGTTGGCTAGGCACTCCTTATAGTTATGGACGTGGCTCTAAAAATGGCACCGACTGTTCCGGTTTCGTAACCAGCATTTACCGGGACGTATATGGCATTAAGTTAAGCCGCAGTTCGCAGTCTATGTACCAGGATGTGAGGCGTGTAAAGAAAGACAACCTGCGCACAGGAGACCTGGTTTTCTTTAAGCGCGGACCAAAGCAGCCGATCTTCCATGTGGGCATCTACCTTAAAAACGGCAAGTTCATACATTCTGCTACCAGTGGCGGTGTAATGGTAAGCTCGCTTCAGGAACCTTTCTACCGGAAGAACTACTACGCCGCCGGCCGTGTAAATTAA
- a CDS encoding YkvA family protein: protein MIKAAVAGDYKGIPTTTLVGGVAVILYFIMPIDIIPDFIPVIGLLDDASLLAWFMTTIKTELDRFKDWDIMHQEQQRQAAHNSAPHNADSSFGTPKYSDRSGDNVEVDRHTEL, encoded by the coding sequence ATGATAAAAGCCGCAGTGGCCGGCGACTACAAAGGCATACCCACTACAACACTGGTAGGTGGCGTGGCGGTAATCCTTTACTTTATTATGCCTATTGATATTATCCCGGACTTTATACCGGTAATTGGTTTGCTGGATGATGCCAGCCTACTTGCCTGGTTTATGACAACTATAAAAACAGAGCTCGACCGCTTTAAGGACTGGGACATAATGCACCAGGAACAGCAGCGCCAGGCGGCTCATAACAGCGCACCCCATAACGCCGACAGCTCTTTTGGCACCCCAAAATACAGCGACCGCTCCGGCGATAACGTAGAAGTAGACAGACATACTGAATTGTAA